The genomic interval acgtctataggacgtttcctatcagatgtcaaatagacgtctattagatgtctttaagatgtttatgatttagaatgtatgtaatattgacatctgtcagatgtttgtacacagcagatgctttccagatcaagtgatctttaacagacttcttgcagacgtatgtgtgctatctggattggcattaatttttaataaggAAAGCATATTGCTCGGTTGGTTATGATAATTAGCTGTTTGAATAAACGgatgcttgaaaaaaaaaaaaaaaacttgaacatTGCTATGGAGAGTCCACCTTTGGAGGATCCATAGTGTCGCTGATTTTGACAAACTTGAAGGCTATCTCTTCATTTTCTGATATTTCCCCACATTCCATGAGACAAGCAATGTGCTCTCTATTGGCACACTCAGCAAGATCTGAGTATCCACTTGGACCATTATTAATTGTGTCCTTCAAGTTCCATTGAGTGAGATCCAATGGTGATTTATTCACATAGATTCCAAgattctttctgtcttttttatcAGTTGGATGAGAATAGAGAAGCCATGTACTCTTATCGGGGTTTTGAAATTTCAGCACACTACCTTGGCAACCACTACCAGTCTCTGGAAGAGAAGCTTTGTCAAACTCTTGTCCTTTGCTGCGGCTTAGAGCTTCGACTCTGTTGCCAGATTTACTTCGAGCATTGCAGTACAGTGTACTGTCATCTATGATCTCAGCCACCTGACATTCATTAGACTCAGCTTCTATAAGGTCTCCTGTACTCCAGGTATGTCCATTATCATCACTGTAGAATGTGAATGCATGTGATGTAGGCTTCTCATTTGTGGAGTCAAAATTATATGCATATGCTGGGATAATCAGTCTTCCGCTCTTCAATTGAACACCATGTCCTGGTCCAACAGCAAAGGTGGCCCAGTTTTTCTCCTTCGCACCGATTACATGTTTTGTCAAGTCTCTAGGTTTGTTCCAGGTTTTACCAGTGTCCTGACTGGTTATGTAATAAAGTTGTGCCTGGTTCTTTTTGCTCTTTATTTGATCGTCTTCAGAGACCCCAAtgggaacacaaatgaaaaacagaaagagGGTCTTGGAATTTCTTTCATAGACCGGACATGGATTCATGCAGCGGCGTCCTGGTGGATGAGCTGAAGTGAGCTCCATATAATTACTATcccactgaaataaaaatcatcacATCATGACAGTGTTCATGCCTTTTATAAACTAGATTGGTAAAGAGTCTATGCAATAGAGAAGTTGTTAAGAAAACTGTCAGTTAGGAATTATAGTTCATGCTTTTGGTTAAACATGTCTAGTACCTCAACTTTTCTTTCGTCATCCTTccattttcctgttttcatcACAAGCAAATCTGCATCTGTGTCATGTGGTGTGATCCGTTTTTCAGCGAAGGCGAGGTAGGTTTTAACATCACTGATATAGATGAGAGCTGGAATTCTGTATGTCACCTGTTTGCAACATCTGCTAGGCCAGCAACAACACCAACTTGACCAACAATATGAAACTAAACAACGACACCAACTTGGCAAAGGATACCAACATAACAAACAACATTTAGGCTGTTCCTGTTcgaatattgttgtttttgggTCTGTAAGCTTAGTTGAAGGTGGGCTGTTATCCATTATTAAATGTAAGACCTAGAAATAGAATAAACAGGATCAGCTATGAGacaaattatacttttattattataaaattatgaataaagttaacgtctaacaaaaaaaaaaaaattttctttatGGTTCAGTTAATTTTCAATtacttttgtattatttttcaataagGGATTTTTAGAGGATGTTAGCCATTTTAcagcaattacttttttttagtcaGTTACCAACTACATTTTTTCAATACAAGGGATATTTCCATGCAGgatgttttgaaagaagtcattTCCTCTCACAGGAAAATTCCACATTCATGTCATTGCAGTTCATCacattaacttttttgttaTCTGCTTTTCTTTTGTCGAACTATATGGGAGACTGGGACTGGTTGTCACAAAGACATATATATCTGTAGGAGCTAAATCTAATACTTTAAGCTACTGAGTCGTTTGATCCCGGATTAACTAGGTTGACGCGCTTTCTTACTTGTGTTGTTACGTTACTTCCTCGTTGCATCTGTCCATAATTAATAATCAAGCAATTCTTCCGTTGCATCATTGTCGACATTTATTGGTTCCACAGAACACCAAAGTGCAAAACGTCCATAAAGCATACATTCAAGGAAAGTTTGATTATTTCATCAGCTTCGCACCATTGCGGTCAAAAACCTTTTGCCCTTCCGGGTCAAAACGCCTACCTACCACAGTAGGAAGGCTACCTATATAGTTCAATAACAGTAAATCTCACAGCGCCACTCACTGGTCAAAATGAGAATAAAACACAACCTTCATTGAACATTTTGGCTCCTACACACCGACCCCTAATTGTTATGGTGGACAAACATAACAATTCAGACATAAATGAAAAGAAGGAGCCAAACAATAATACCATATACCCAATTATCTTATCTACACTTCATGCAATAGACATAGTTTTGTTGTGGGTCTTTCAATGATGCTGGTTTTGGTCTGCAACTTCATATCACTCCAGGTTTTGCCAGTGTCCTCACTGGTTATGTAACGAAGTTTTGCCTGATTCTTATTCTGCAGCATTTGATATCTTTCAGAGATCACGGTGGGAACacagacaaaaaacagaaagaggGTCTTGGATTCTCGCTCATAGACTGGACATGGATTCATGCTGCGGTGATCTGGTAGACAAGCTGAAGTAAGCAGCTGCTGATCACTGAcccactgaaataaaaagcatcaTGACTGTGTTCACAGGCTGTGTAAAGCACCTCTGAAATAGTTAAGttgttaagaaaaaaacatgaataatattTCTTGATTTTGTACCTCAACTTCTTGATTCGTTGCATCCTTCCATGTTCCTCTTCTCATCACAAGCACTTCTGCATCTGTGTCACTTAAAGTTTTTCTCTTTTCAGCAAAGGCAAGGAAGTTTCGGTCGTCACTGAGATAGACGAGAGCTGGAATTCTATACGACACCTGTTTCGTCCAAAAGTAAAACCAGGTTTGAGGTTCTTCCTGTTTgaatattgttgttttgtttatttcattaggACTACTTGAATTGCTTTTTGAAGGTGTCTTGTTATCCATTGTTAAATTTTAGCCCTGGAAATAGAATAAACAGTATCAGTAACAAGACAATAGACAACTCATTTGCAAAGTTATCACAATtgtacttttcattttaaatcagtcatttttaaattaccctgaaatcacatgaacactgaacagtgctttattattattactattattattttatctaattaattcttaaaattcagtgaaagacattattttttgtatagcATACCTCAGTGAGGAATCTTCATGGTTTCTTTCctcaataataatataaaataatattgtaaaaatacaattatttttataccTCAAAATTAAGACTGCTACCTACAATGAGACTTACAACAACTGCTGTCACCTCATGAAAATGGTTGACCACCTATATGACTATAAAAGCTTTCAATAATTTTGCCTTGTTAAATACTTTTTGCTTTTGACTGGACAACATGAcagcatatatgtgaccctggaccacaaaactagtcttaagtagcacatgtatatttgtagcaatagccaaaaatacattgtatgggtcaaaatgattgatttttcttttatgccaaaaatcattaggatattaagtaaagatcatgttccatgaagatatcttgtaaatttcctaatgtaaatataacaaacttGTCCTATcttgacaaactatacatcaatggaatgacccttatggctggttttgtggtccagctgTCACATATAGGCTGTCACAATACAAATAAAGATCTTCTACATAAGTCTTTATGTTCTATTGATACTGTCCAGTAAAGTACAAAAAGTAATACTCACAGAAATGATCTTTCATGCAGCAGCAATAGCTGAGTCTCtcagaaagttaaaaaatgttttttttttttaaattaccagTAGACACACTGACACATTCAACAGTGTAattttataactttaaaaattcTGGCACCCTTATgacaaaagaataataataaaatagaacattaaaaacactaaatgttACTAATGTTACTTCCGACCTCAGTTCACAGAAACctctatacattttaaaatgtgcaccATACTATAACACTAGAATTTGCTATCACATTTTCAACACTTTCCCAATATGTAGTTTTTACTTTGTGCTTACAGTATTGTTTTTGGGAAACTGATAATTTGATGAACAGTATGAAAAGTTGATGAAAAGCTACACTGTAAGAAAACATGTTTAGAAACAGTTCTACACAAGGGTGAAGCCCCTGCATTCCTGAACTTCAGGCAAGACTCCAGGGTTTTTTATCATCAGATACTTTCTTTGGGTGGGAAAGGGTTTTTCATTAATCTTTGGACATTGCCAGCTGAAAAACACATGTCTCTAGAGAAACTGAGGTGTTTTTGAATGTTGGTGTTTTCTACGcatacatacactgtaaaaaaaaatctgtagtttttacaaaataattttggcaGCTGTAGTTGCCAGAAtagttttgtgaaaaaaaacaacaacctgtaaacatatttacgaccaaaaactgtacattttagagTACAAAACTGTAATTTACAAACAAGAACATTTGAATGTAAACCAGTAAATTCAACAACGCACACTgctaaaaatctgttttgtacctttaacATACTGACATCCACCATAATAATGCAGGTGGTTAAAGAGAAAGCCACATGATGAATCAAAGCTCATCACAAGTACCTTGGCCACAAGCAGAAGTATATACTAGTATATAAAAGGTGCACAGAGTCATTcacgcaaacacaaaacaccatcATGATAACacttaaataatgcaataaacattcattaaacAACAGAAGATGTAACATAAAGCCCAAATGTACATAACTGTTAACACAAActattgaaaaaaaacatgattatttaaacaaaatactttcaaatgtGTAGTGTCatgcagggaattctgggaatatcagtttacagttttcgactgtaaattatacattgatttgttgttttttacttctaaaaaatgtacaattaacagcattttactgtaaaattacatgaaatgtctGGTTAGATCTTTTGCAGTTTTTCCCCTGTATTTGGTATGGGAACTTACTGTTAACCTAttaacagttttttctgtagcttttttacaaaattttacagttaaaattacatttattttttacagtgtatagctTAAAATAGCTAGATTTGTGTGTAGATTTTAGCACTCCATTtcgtgcatttaaaatcctttaatgcacggcAAGCCATTGATTATCCCGCTTATTCCATGGTCATTTGCAAATTTATAGACAAGTTAAAACTAGTCTTGCTCTTTGCAGCAAAATACGTGACCAAATGGGTAAAAATGACAGTTATTTTCGTCCGTTACGGCACATTATCtctatctctttctctttctcacaTTCTCTTGCAtcaaatcag from Labeo rohita strain BAU-BD-2019 unplaced genomic scaffold, IGBB_LRoh.1.0 scaffold_1357, whole genome shotgun sequence carries:
- the LOC127158138 gene encoding sialidase-3-like, coding for MDNKTPSKSNSSSPNEINKTTIFKQEEPQTWFYFWTKQVSYRIPALVYLSDDRNFLAFAEKRKTLSDTDAEVLVMRRGTWKDATNQEVEWVSDQQLLTSACLPDHRSMNPCPVYERESKTLFLFFVCVPTVISERYQMLQNKNQAKLRYITSEDTGKTWSDMKDLTKHVIGAKEKNWATFAVGPGHGVQLKSGRLIIPAYAYNFDSTNEKPTSHAFTFYSDDNGHTWSTGDLIEAESNECQVAEIIDDSTLYCNARSKSGNRVEALSRSKGQEFDKASLPETGSGCQGSVLKFQNPDKSTWLLYSHPTDKKDRKNLGIYVNKSPLDLTQWNLKDTINNGPSGYSDLAECANREHIACLMECGEISENEEIAFKFVKISDTMDPPKMLRTGDIQNSSSSLYQ